DNA sequence from the Geobacter sp. AOG2 genome:
AGTGTCGATGAAAAGAATCGTATCAGTCATCGCGGCCAGGCCTTCCGCCTGTTCTGCGAATATCTGCAAAAAGGGTGTGAGAGATCGTGAAGGATGAACGTGAGGTAAAGCGCGGCGGAAAACGTCCCCGGGTTGGTGGGCCCGGTGCCCCCCGGAAAGCTGTCGGTGCCGGAGAATCCCGCTGGGTTCCCCTTATCAAGCGCAACGCGGTGATGGAACTCGCCATAACTGCTCTGGACGAGGACGGTTACGGTACGGCACGCACCGATGAGGGGATGACGCTCAGGATCGGCGGCGCCTTGCCGGGCGATACTGTTTTGACTAAGGTAGATCAAATCTCCCGCGGCACAGTCTACGGTCATCTGCTCAAATTGCTGAAGCCCTCGTCGTTACGCAGCAAGCGCCCACCTTGCACCGAAAGTGCCGATTGCCTTGGTTGCCCTCTGATTGCCATGAAGTACACTGAACAGAAAGTCTGGAAACGGGGCATGATTCTGGCGGAACTGGCCAAGTACGGCGAGTTGGCCGGTATTACCGTTCACCCGTTGCTTTCCCCGGAAAACCTGATCCACTATCGTACTACGGCAAAGCTGACCATAGCCGGCAAGCACTCCGACCCGTTTATCGGCATCTACCGTCGCGCCAGCCACGATGTCTATGATCTGGATCAGTGTCCGCTCCATCATCCGCTTATCAATCGGGTTGTTGAGGCTGTGCGGCTGGGGATCGTCAAGTTGAAGGTGCCGGTGTACAATCCTCAAAGCAAGATGGGGCTGTTGCGCTATCTTGTTGTGCGGGTTTCCGTGCATGAGCGCAAGGCCATGGTGGTCTT
Encoded proteins:
- the rlmD gene encoding 23S rRNA (uracil(1939)-C(5))-methyltransferase RlmD, which translates into the protein MKDEREVKRGGKRPRVGGPGAPRKAVGAGESRWVPLIKRNAVMELAITALDEDGYGTARTDEGMTLRIGGALPGDTVLTKVDQISRGTVYGHLLKLLKPSSLRSKRPPCTESADCLGCPLIAMKYTEQKVWKRGMILAELAKYGELAGITVHPLLSPENLIHYRTTAKLTIAGKHSDPFIGIYRRASHDVYDLDQCPLHHPLINRVVEAVRLGIVKLKVPVYNPQSKMGLLRYLVVRVSVHERKAMVVFVSAKRSYNEIHHLGRFVQEMIPEIEVMAQNVNASEGNVILGQKDFFLTPQHYLTERIGDVAFQVSPRSFFQVNNSGARLIYEQVKQWACLSGGERVLDLYCGIGGIALFLADQATQVIGIEVVEEAVADAQRNAKLNARRNCRFEAGDAAELLEELAEEGQRIDVAVLNPPRKGCAPEVLGMVTGLAPARIIYVSCSPQSLARDLSVLKTRGYSCREIQPVDMFPQTVHVENVALLEKTDK